In a genomic window of Microbacterium amylolyticum:
- a CDS encoding ABC transporter ATP-binding protein: MNASDVEHDGIAVRSVARSFGPVEAVRDMTFDAHPGKITGLIGPNGSGKTTLFLMLASLLAPDSGTIRVTGIDPIADPAAARARLGWMPDALGAWDSLTVVETLVVAGRLYGRDRADARTRADELINEVGLDAVATSPARVLSRGQKQLLGLARALVHEPRALLLDEPASGLDPLARLRLRALLRRRADDGVAILVSSHVLSELEEMVDDSVFVSGGRTVTAPESVREWRIRVSGTPETGAHVWQDVVTAALPGVPVRVDRRDLFASFHDDAAASTALRALIAADVPVFEFAPAQGNLERAFLAMGEQS, from the coding sequence ATGAACGCTTCTGACGTCGAGCACGACGGCATTGCGGTGCGGTCCGTTGCCCGCTCCTTCGGCCCCGTTGAAGCGGTGCGCGACATGACGTTCGACGCGCATCCGGGCAAGATCACGGGCCTGATCGGTCCGAACGGTTCTGGCAAGACCACGCTGTTTCTGATGCTCGCCTCGCTCCTCGCCCCCGATTCGGGGACGATACGGGTGACCGGAATCGATCCGATCGCCGACCCGGCCGCGGCACGCGCGAGGCTCGGATGGATGCCCGACGCCCTGGGTGCGTGGGACTCGCTCACTGTTGTCGAGACGCTCGTCGTGGCCGGGCGCCTGTACGGGCGCGATCGCGCCGATGCGCGCACACGGGCGGATGAGCTCATCAACGAGGTGGGGCTCGACGCCGTTGCGACAAGTCCAGCCCGCGTGCTGTCTCGCGGACAGAAGCAGTTGCTCGGCCTGGCGCGCGCTCTTGTGCATGAGCCGCGAGCTCTTCTGCTCGACGAGCCGGCGTCCGGTCTCGACCCGTTGGCCCGGCTTCGCCTTCGCGCCCTGCTTCGGCGGCGGGCCGACGATGGCGTAGCGATTCTCGTCTCGAGCCACGTTCTGTCGGAGCTCGAAGAGATGGTGGACGACTCCGTGTTCGTCTCGGGCGGACGCACCGTGACCGCCCCTGAGAGCGTACGCGAGTGGCGAATACGCGTTTCTGGCACCCCAGAAACGGGCGCGCACGTCTGGCAGGACGTTGTCACGGCGGCGCTTCCCGGGGTCCCGGTTCGGGTGGATCGCCGAGATCTTTTCGCGTCGTTCCATGACGACGCTGCGGCGAGCACGGCGCTGCGGGCTCTGATCGCTGCCGACGTTCCCGTTTTTGAGTTCGCTCCCGCGCAGGGCAACCTCGAGCGAGCATTTCTGGCGATGGGAGAGCAGTCATGA
- a CDS encoding adenylosuccinate synthase, producing the protein MPGIVIVGVQWGDEGKGKATDLLGERTDWVVKFNGGNNAGHTVVIGDEKYALHLLPSGILSPGVTPVIGNGVVVDLGVLFQELEALDARGIDTSKLKLSANAHIITHYHRTLDKVQERFLGKRQIGTTGRGIGPAYADKINRVGIRVQDLFDESILRQKVEGALDQKNHLLVKVFNRRDVTVDEIVDDLLSYADRIRPMVCDTGLLLTEALERDEVVVFEGGQATMLDVDHGTYPFVTSSTATAAGAASGSGVGPNRLDRIVGIVKAYTTRVGAGPFPTELFDEDGTWLREGGHEFGTTTGRERRVGWYDAPITRFATRINGITDLVLTKLDVLTGRPTIPVCVAYDVGGERFDEIPVSQSDFHHAKPILEEFPGWTEDITGARTFEDLPQNAQDYVLALEKMSGTRISVIGVGPGRDQVIVRHDLVS; encoded by the coding sequence GTGCCGGGAATTGTGATCGTCGGAGTCCAGTGGGGCGACGAAGGTAAGGGCAAGGCCACAGACCTGCTCGGTGAGCGCACCGACTGGGTTGTGAAGTTCAACGGCGGGAACAACGCCGGCCACACCGTCGTCATTGGCGATGAGAAGTACGCCCTGCACCTGTTGCCGAGCGGTATTCTTTCGCCGGGCGTCACGCCCGTCATCGGCAACGGTGTTGTTGTCGACCTCGGCGTGCTGTTCCAGGAGCTGGAGGCGCTGGACGCACGCGGCATCGACACGTCGAAGCTGAAGCTCTCCGCCAACGCGCACATCATCACGCACTATCACCGCACGCTCGACAAGGTGCAGGAGCGCTTCCTCGGAAAGCGTCAGATCGGCACCACCGGGCGCGGCATCGGACCGGCCTACGCCGACAAGATCAACCGTGTGGGCATTCGCGTTCAGGACCTCTTCGACGAGTCGATTCTGCGCCAGAAGGTTGAGGGAGCCCTCGACCAGAAGAACCACCTGCTGGTGAAGGTCTTCAACCGTCGTGATGTCACGGTGGACGAAATCGTGGACGATCTTCTTTCCTACGCCGATCGCATTCGCCCCATGGTGTGCGACACGGGCCTGCTGCTGACCGAGGCGCTGGAGCGCGACGAGGTTGTTGTTTTCGAGGGCGGTCAGGCGACGATGCTCGACGTCGACCACGGCACGTACCCGTTCGTGACGTCGTCGACGGCGACCGCCGCGGGCGCCGCCAGCGGGTCGGGAGTCGGCCCCAACCGTCTCGACCGCATCGTCGGCATCGTCAAGGCCTATACAACCCGCGTCGGCGCCGGGCCTTTCCCCACCGAACTGTTCGACGAGGACGGCACCTGGTTGCGTGAAGGCGGTCACGAGTTCGGCACGACGACCGGCCGTGAGCGTCGCGTCGGCTGGTACGACGCCCCGATTACGCGATTCGCAACACGCATCAACGGCATCACCGACCTGGTTCTCACCAAGCTCGACGTGCTCACGGGCCGTCCGACCATTCCCGTGTGCGTTGCCTACGACGTGGGCGGTGAGCGGTTCGACGAAATCCCCGTCAGCCAGAGCGACTTCCACCACGCGAAGCCGATCCTCGAGGAGTTCCCCGGCTGGACCGAGGACATCACGGGGGCTCGCACCTTTGAGGACCTGCCCCAGAACGCGCAGGACTACGTTCTCGCGCTCGAGAAGATGAGCGGAACGCGCATCTCCGTCATCGGTGTCGGCCCCGGCCGCGACCAGGTGATTGTGCGCCACGACCTCGTGAGCTAA
- a CDS encoding ABC transporter permease: protein MSLTRIGVLTGLDLRQRARRAAFYILLTIFFVVVTAITVLAYIAGGRGSGSLTFSIGIYGVLLMATLVTPTFTGNAVNGDRDAATLAPVQVTLATTGEILVSKLLSGWAIGLVYLLAALPALIFAVVMSLAEPEPYALFGGEHDPIGIDVLAISILVLIVQVGIIAAIGVGLSAIIARPLFSVAATYLIVMLLTLGTLIAFALGSYAIRSDTVTLTESPGSFTDFDSGGSALPLCADAPAGAACVTPRPDVTEGCYAVENLSWSSAMRSDRVWWMLAMNPYIVLADATPTTYTDHGSPVDMFGFIKVSVRMAQMPPDLETSDWSDPCDGREPPAEGSAWYSEDYPTDKEIVEQTVPSWFVGLGIQVLIAAALMLWGAGRTQTPAKKTPPGSRIA, encoded by the coding sequence ATGAGCCTCACACGGATTGGCGTGCTCACCGGCCTCGACCTGCGACAGCGCGCCCGTCGCGCGGCCTTCTACATTCTTCTCACCATCTTCTTCGTCGTTGTCACGGCCATCACGGTTCTGGCATACATCGCGGGCGGCCGGGGCTCCGGATCGCTGACTTTCTCGATCGGCATCTACGGCGTTCTGCTGATGGCCACACTCGTGACACCGACGTTCACGGGAAACGCGGTGAACGGCGACCGGGACGCCGCCACGCTGGCGCCCGTGCAGGTCACGCTGGCGACAACGGGGGAGATCCTCGTGTCGAAACTGCTGTCCGGCTGGGCAATCGGCCTCGTCTACCTCCTCGCCGCGCTTCCGGCGCTCATCTTCGCGGTGGTGATGAGCCTCGCCGAACCCGAGCCCTACGCGCTCTTCGGTGGCGAACATGACCCGATCGGAATCGACGTTCTTGCCATCTCGATCCTCGTGCTCATCGTTCAGGTGGGCATCATCGCGGCGATCGGTGTGGGCCTGAGCGCGATCATCGCCCGTCCGCTGTTCTCCGTCGCGGCGACGTATCTCATCGTGATGCTGCTGACCCTCGGAACGCTGATTGCGTTTGCGCTGGGGAGCTACGCGATCCGGTCCGACACCGTTACCCTGACCGAAAGCCCCGGGAGCTTCACGGACTTCGACAGTGGCGGATCCGCGCTTCCGCTCTGCGCGGATGCGCCAGCGGGCGCGGCCTGTGTGACACCGCGGCCGGATGTCACCGAGGGGTGCTACGCGGTGGAGAACCTCTCGTGGAGCTCCGCGATGAGATCCGATCGGGTGTGGTGGATGCTGGCCATGAACCCGTACATCGTGCTCGCCGACGCAACACCGACCACATACACGGATCACGGTTCGCCCGTTGACATGTTTGGGTTCATCAAGGTCAGCGTGCGGATGGCGCAAATGCCGCCAGACCTGGAGACGAGCGACTGGTCGGACCCCTGCGACGGGCGAGAGCCGCCGGCGGAGGGGAGCGCTTGGTACAGCGAGGATTATCCGACGGACAAAGAGATTGTCGAGCAGACCGTTCCGAGCTGGTTCGTTGGCCTGGGCATTCAGGTGCTGATCGCCGCCGCGCTCATGCTCTGGGGCGCAGGGCGCACGCAGACGCCGGCGAAAAAGACCCCGCCGGGAAGTCGTATCGCATAG